In the Victivallis sp. Marseille-Q1083 genome, one interval contains:
- a CDS encoding type II secretion system protein, whose amino-acid sequence MKQQKTNFTLIELLVVIAIIAILASMLLPALGKAKGAAQRISCVSNNKQMGLYYAFYANDFDDWQWACKDGSNRQIKPHWFDVLWELGYSGERYNDVVSCPAAEHAKDHNNSRMISTGPSRLLIRPWKISKIPSPTTFFTFGDFAFKSEDVVTSFWGFTWRDDQSVDVTPGFRHPGNTCVRTHGDGHVAVYRENEHTSYDSIELYPQMWPHYDTNGNIIIPSSSWMP is encoded by the coding sequence ATGAAACAGCAAAAAACGAATTTTACACTTATTGAACTGCTTGTAGTGATTGCGATCATCGCCATTCTTGCATCAATGTTATTGCCGGCATTGGGTAAGGCGAAAGGGGCGGCACAACGGATTTCCTGCGTCAGCAACAACAAACAGATGGGGTTGTATTATGCCTTTTACGCCAATGACTTCGATGACTGGCAATGGGCCTGCAAGGACGGTTCCAATCGGCAAATCAAGCCACATTGGTTTGATGTGCTGTGGGAACTGGGATATTCCGGAGAACGCTACAATGATGTCGTGTCCTGCCCGGCCGCCGAGCATGCCAAGGATCACAACAATTCGCGGATGATTTCAACCGGCCCGAGTCGGCTGTTGATCCGGCCATGGAAAATCAGCAAAATTCCGTCGCCGACCACTTTTTTCACCTTTGGAGATTTTGCTTTCAAATCGGAGGATGTGGTAACATCCTTTTGGGGGTTCACATGGCGGGATGACCAGTCTGTCGATGTAACTCCCGGTTTCCGGCATCCAGGAAATACCTGTGTGCGAACGCATGGAGATGGGCATGTGGCAGTCTATCGAGAGAATGAACATACTAGCTACGATTCAATTGAATTGTATCCGCAGATGTGGCCGCACTACGATACCAACGGCAATATCATCATTCCGAGCAGCAGTTGGATGCCGTAA
- a CDS encoding DUF4838 domain-containing protein — MDIVRDHRPVATIVIPERDRISGPADLSNRQVAKQLQEYVKRATGAELPIVTESRKPETGTIVSLGHTQMAAAAGVGTDDLKWDEARLKCIGNTLYLLGRDTDRKGPSHSQEGAKGTWRAAGRFLEKYLNYRCFLPTPPGERLDATANIVVEPELDETLTPAFAYASPELYGRTSPAAILNNFRYSILIFSKGGHTWQEFVPVKKYFAEHPEYFALKGGKRLDVEQNHLCTTNPEVKQLIIDGIRQKFDEGYDWVDLGQSDGWIGCECEKCRLLDEYEGADSLDRRELEKFQNHPAERIHLMHKAIIEACKTSHPDKKIHLLSYAPTTWPSKQFEQYGDNVIVECCHQLDEALPLWSPRVNGVSVYVYSFNTWEGAGMGPKNTPRNVADTLRFYHKNGVIGIFFCVIGENWGLEGPAYYVLSRLLYNPELDYQPLVKEYCQFVFGRAAAPMEQFFNKLYGRVEGFLKFMTVPAYNNAETAYTALYPPPVLEELDRLLQQAEAEANSERSKNWVHLTRVCFDAVRLQAEMFHLTRAYQTNPTLANLDQLEVAVNTWLSYRDKLLKEGENAEYVNNYFPGWEGWNGLKAYLTYQGHCGNKVAPSRYDNQPPMTYDFAALRRELEKRKPLASPER, encoded by the coding sequence TTGGATATTGTTCGTGATCATCGGCCGGTGGCGACGATCGTCATTCCGGAACGTGACCGGATTTCCGGCCCGGCGGATCTTTCCAACCGGCAAGTCGCCAAGCAGTTGCAAGAGTATGTCAAACGGGCCACCGGCGCCGAATTGCCGATCGTCACCGAAAGCCGGAAACCGGAAACCGGTACAATCGTTTCGCTGGGTCACACGCAGATGGCGGCGGCGGCCGGCGTCGGAACCGACGATTTGAAATGGGACGAGGCCCGTTTGAAATGTATCGGCAATACGCTGTATCTGCTCGGCCGCGATACCGACCGGAAAGGACCGAGCCATAGCCAGGAAGGCGCCAAAGGAACCTGGCGGGCGGCCGGGCGTTTTCTGGAAAAATATCTGAATTATCGCTGTTTTTTGCCGACGCCGCCGGGTGAGCGTCTGGATGCGACCGCCAATATTGTTGTCGAACCGGAATTGGATGAAACCTTGACGCCGGCATTTGCCTATGCGTCGCCGGAATTGTACGGACGGACTTCGCCGGCGGCGATTTTGAATAATTTTCGTTATTCGATCCTGATTTTCAGCAAAGGCGGCCATACCTGGCAAGAATTCGTCCCGGTCAAAAAGTATTTTGCCGAACATCCGGAATATTTTGCGCTGAAAGGCGGTAAACGACTCGATGTCGAGCAAAACCATCTCTGCACCACCAATCCGGAGGTCAAACAACTGATCATCGACGGTATCCGGCAGAAATTCGACGAAGGATACGACTGGGTCGATCTCGGTCAATCTGACGGCTGGATCGGTTGCGAATGCGAGAAATGCCGGCTGCTGGATGAATATGAAGGAGCAGACTCCCTCGACCGTCGCGAGCTGGAAAAATTCCAGAACCATCCGGCCGAGCGCATTCATCTGATGCACAAAGCGATCATCGAAGCGTGCAAGACAAGCCATCCGGATAAGAAAATCCATTTACTGAGTTATGCGCCGACCACCTGGCCGTCGAAGCAATTCGAGCAGTATGGCGACAATGTCATCGTCGAATGCTGCCACCAACTGGATGAGGCGTTGCCGTTATGGAGTCCCCGGGTAAACGGAGTGAGCGTGTATGTCTACTCTTTCAACACCTGGGAAGGTGCCGGCATGGGGCCGAAAAATACGCCGCGCAATGTAGCCGACACGTTGCGGTTCTATCACAAAAACGGTGTAATCGGCATTTTTTTCTGTGTGATCGGCGAAAACTGGGGGCTGGAAGGGCCGGCCTATTATGTGCTGAGCCGGCTGCTTTACAACCCGGAGCTGGATTATCAGCCGCTGGTCAAAGAATATTGCCAATTCGTCTTCGGCAGGGCGGCGGCGCCGATGGAGCAATTCTTCAACAAACTGTACGGCCGAGTCGAAGGTTTTTTGAAGTTCATGACCGTCCCGGCTTACAACAATGCCGAAACCGCCTATACCGCGCTGTATCCGCCGCCGGTGCTGGAAGAGCTTGACCGCCTGCTGCAGCAGGCGGAAGCGGAAGCGAACAGCGAACGTTCGAAAAACTGGGTGCATCTGACCCGGGTCTGTTTCGACGCGGTGCGGCTGCAGGCGGAGATGTTCCATTTGACCCGTGCCTATCAGACCAATCCGACGCTCGCCAATCTCGATCAACTGGAGGTAGCAGTCAATACGTGGCTGTCGTATCGCGACAAGTTATTGAAAGAGGGAGAGAATGCGGAATACGTCAATAATTATTTCCCGGGCTGGGAAGGCTGGAACGGCTTGAAAGCCTACCTGACCTATCAGGGGCATTGCGGCAATAAAGTTGCTCCGTCCCGCTATGACAATCAACCGCCGATGACTTATGATTTTGCTGCATTACGCCGGGAATTGGAGAAGCGTAAGCCTCTGGCTTCGCCGGAAAGGTGA
- a CDS encoding helix-turn-helix transcriptional regulator: protein MEQFVCHLKKYRQLAGLTQEELAVLVGVRRETIIRLEAAKYNPSLKLAIDISRAVRKPIEVIFQFES from the coding sequence ATGGAACAATTCGTCTGTCATTTGAAAAAGTACCGGCAACTGGCCGGCCTGACCCAGGAGGAACTGGCTGTGCTGGTCGGCGTCAGGCGCGAGACGATCATCCGGCTGGAGGCGGCGAAATACAATCCGTCGTTGAAGTTGGCGATTGATATTTCCCGGGCGGTCCGGAAGCCGATCGAAGTTATTTTTCAATTTGAGTCGTGA
- a CDS encoding DUF3796 domain-containing protein: MLTTRRRAKYHRFSWLLGFLGFLGFRYFTTHEPGTLFFFSFFAMFSTYFTAKLALEMPDERYEANRLRAKAVTMIVPTLALLAVGLGTLAPGYSPAYAVAVSAFGWAATFLTYAVAFYYFEKH; encoded by the coding sequence ATGTTGACGACCCGGAGAAGAGCGAAATATCATCGTTTCAGTTGGCTGCTGGGGTTTCTGGGCTTTTTGGGGTTTCGGTATTTTACGACCCACGAGCCGGGGACGCTATTTTTCTTCAGTTTTTTTGCGATGTTCAGTACTTATTTTACTGCCAAACTGGCTTTGGAAATGCCGGATGAGCGTTACGAGGCCAACCGGCTGCGGGCGAAGGCGGTAACGATGATCGTGCCGACGCTGGCGTTGCTGGCCGTCGGTCTCGGAACATTGGCGCCTGGCTACTCGCCGGCTTACGCCGTTGCGGTCAGCGCCTTCGGCTGGGCGGCGACCTTCCTGACTTACGCGGTTGCCTTCTATTATTTCGAGAAGCATTGA
- a CDS encoding ATP-binding cassette domain-containing protein, protein MSLFLSLSHIYFGYESAAGAIFHDLSISFSPGWTGVIGANGSGKSTLLKLAAGELRPDRGSVRCAGRICRCGQEVLVPPPEASALFSSPASPAFRLQELLRLEPAMLARWETLSMGERKKIQIGAALVQEPDILCVDEPTNHLDRTARLALGRALREFRGIGVLVSHDRELLDSLCGQCLFLAAGRWKLRAGGVTQGLAEERQENESRRHEREQLRRDWQNSCRELQRRREKEQAARRKNSKRKIARKDFDAKGKIDLARVSGRSRAASDLAKAQAKVVVRRREALDGLEVVKTPKLGLSIPYGCYSSRNLLLELPPQFLALGGGRTLEIPELCIGAADRIALTGDNGAGKSSLLRQIVGQLQLPEEKFLYMPQELPPAFRAEIFQTLQRLPREAFSRVMNVVASLGSRPEAVLHSDRCSPGEWRKLFFGLGVLREVNLIVLDEPTNHLDLPSIECLETALAGCRCALLLVSHDQHFLRKLCPLHWEIVGGPPTENRLRKGHW, encoded by the coding sequence ATGTCATTGTTTCTTTCCTTATCGCATATTTATTTCGGTTATGAATCCGCCGCCGGAGCTATTTTTCACGATCTTAGCATTTCATTTTCACCGGGCTGGACCGGGGTGATCGGTGCCAACGGTTCCGGCAAAAGTACTCTGCTGAAGCTGGCGGCCGGCGAACTGCGGCCCGACCGCGGCAGTGTCCGTTGCGCCGGCAGGATCTGCCGGTGCGGCCAGGAGGTTCTGGTGCCGCCGCCGGAGGCGTCGGCGCTGTTCTCTTCGCCGGCCTCTCCGGCTTTTCGATTGCAGGAACTCCTTCGTCTCGAACCGGCGATGCTGGCGCGTTGGGAGACGCTGTCGATGGGGGAACGGAAAAAGATTCAAATCGGCGCGGCATTGGTGCAGGAGCCGGATATTCTCTGCGTCGACGAGCCGACCAACCACCTGGACCGGACTGCCCGGCTGGCGCTCGGCCGGGCGCTGCGGGAGTTTCGCGGCATCGGTGTATTGGTCAGCCATGACCGCGAACTGTTGGATTCGCTCTGCGGTCAATGCCTTTTTCTGGCGGCCGGCCGGTGGAAATTGCGCGCCGGCGGCGTGACGCAGGGGCTGGCGGAGGAACGGCAGGAAAACGAGAGCCGCCGGCATGAACGCGAACAGCTCCGGCGCGACTGGCAGAACAGTTGCCGGGAACTGCAGCGGCGCCGCGAAAAGGAACAGGCCGCCAGGCGGAAGAATTCCAAACGGAAAATTGCCCGGAAGGATTTCGACGCCAAGGGTAAAATCGATCTGGCGCGGGTTTCCGGCCGCAGCCGGGCGGCGAGCGACCTGGCCAAAGCGCAGGCGAAAGTGGTGGTCCGCCGCCGGGAGGCGCTTGACGGGCTGGAAGTGGTGAAAACGCCTAAACTTGGTTTGTCGATTCCCTACGGTTGTTATTCCAGCCGGAATTTGCTGCTGGAACTGCCGCCGCAGTTTCTGGCGCTGGGCGGAGGCCGGACGCTGGAGATTCCGGAATTGTGCATCGGTGCGGCGGACCGCATCGCCCTGACCGGCGACAACGGAGCCGGCAAGAGTTCCCTGCTGCGGCAAATAGTCGGACAATTACAGTTGCCGGAGGAGAAATTCCTCTATATGCCGCAGGAGCTGCCGCCGGCGTTCCGGGCGGAAATCTTTCAAACTTTGCAGCGGTTGCCGCGGGAAGCGTTCAGCAGGGTGATGAATGTCGTCGCGTCGCTGGGTTCCCGGCCGGAAGCGGTGTTGCATTCCGACCGCTGCAGTCCGGGAGAATGGCGGAAACTGTTTTTCGGCCTCGGCGTTTTAAGGGAAGTCAACCTGATCGTTCTCGATGAGCCGACCAACCACCTCGATCTGCCGTCGATCGAATGTCTGGAAACGGCGCTGGCCGGTTGCCGTTGCGCCTTGCTGCTGGTCAGCCACGATCAGCACTTTTTACGGAAGCTCTGCCCGCTGCATTGGGAAATTGTCGGCGGCCCGCCAACGGAGAACCGTTTGCGCAAAGGCCATTGGTAA